ACTCAGCTAACAGGAACCCAGGCCCTGACGATCCAGTTCCTCACTGCCGGTACTTACACCTTTAAAGTTGTACTCAAAAGAACAAATGGTGCTGACATTACTTCGACTAAAACAGTCGTGGCTGTAGACTGTACCATTTCGACCTGTAGTGGCGGTAATGCCGAAATGCCCGGTTTCTCGGAGAACTTTGGTACCCTGCCGGCCAATACTTCAAGAATGGCCTATTCGCCTTCTTCCGCTATTACATATATTTATCAGGGTTCAGGTGACCTGAACGATAACTATTATGCAATATCCAATACTACACAGCTTAGACCTGAATGGGTAGCTGCCCTGGACCATAGCGGTTTAACCCGCGGTGGTATGCTGGTGGCCAACTCAGATTATACGCCCAGTATCTTCTTCCAGAAAGAAGTGACTGGCCTTTGTCGTGGTTCTGTTTATAACTTCAGCGCCTGGCTCCTTAACACGGATAGCTCCTCTGTATTAAACAACAATTGCGTAAACGGTTATAAATACGCAGGGGTCACCTTCCAGGTACTGAATGCGGCAAATACCAGTCAGGTACTCGCAGAATTTAAAACCTATGCGGTATCGATGAACATCAAGAAAACTCAATGGCAAAGGTATGGTGGTTCATTCACTGTACCTTCCGGCGTTACAGATGTTCTGGTAAGGATCAAAAACAATTTCGACGGTGGTTGTGGTAACGATATTGCGGTTGATGATATCGAATTCCAATATTGTAGCCCCGTTATCACAGCACAGATTGAAGGCCAGGCCGATAACCTGAAAGAGGTATTGTGTGAAGGCGCTCCTACCGTGATCACATCCGCTTATACACCTTCTACCTATTTCACTAACCCGGAGTACCAGTGGGAAATGTCTGATGATGGTGGTGTGACCTGGTTCAACGTACCTTATGGTACTGCGAACAACGACACCCTCTTTATCGCTGAAGGTGAACTGACTGCTACCAAAACGGAAGCAGCAGATTATTATTTCCGTGTAAGGATCTACGAGAGTGGTAGCTCTTCAGAAACCTGTGCTTCCCCTTCCTCTGCGGTCAAAATTACCATCCTCCCGATGCCAACCCTTTACCTGACCAAGAGCCAGGTGTGTGAGGGCGCCACTGTCGAGTTGCAGGCTTCAGGCGGTTTTGATGAATTTAAATGGAGCGATACCTCTTATGTCGGTCCTAAACGTTCGATTACACTGATTTCTGATACCACCATTACCGTATATGGATATATTTATTATGGTATTGATGGTGGTAAAACCTGTGTGGACTCCAATAGCGCAAGCATTAATGTTGATGATAAACCTACAGTGGAAATCTCTGCAACACCAACCTCTATTTGCGTGGGCAGCAGAGTTACCTTCTCTATCAACGACACATTATCAGCTATAATTCCTACTGGCGGCCATATATATTGGTATAAGGGTGCCGATTCTACTGGCGTATTGCTGACAGATTTTAATGATCTGACATCGATGACTTATACAACAGAGACGATCGCAGATAGTGTATTTACAGTCGTCGTCAAATCGGGTGAGTGTATCGTGCAGTCCGAACCATTCCATGTGAAACTCACAGATATTCCGGCGCCACCTGCGGGTAAGCACCTGATTAAGTGTGTGGAAAACGGAAGCAGTACGTTCACACCAGGCCGTACACAGATTACCGGTACATCAGGAACGTGGTCATATATAGCTGTGGAAGGACCCGGTGTGTCTGATCCGAGCAACGTTGACTTCGCTGATTACATTACCGGTAATAAAAATAACCCGGGTGCTACTTTTACATTGTTGCATGCCGGTACCACCGTATACCTCCAATATACTGTGAAAGCTACCGCCAACTCTTCTTGTATTGGTTATGCATACGATACGCTGACACTCGTAGCTGGCGCTTCTGCTGCTTATGCAGGTGAGGACACCATCCAGTGTGGTACTTCGAATGTATTTACAATGACGGCCACGCCTCCTAATACCGACGCAACCGGCATATTTGCAGAAGAAGGTACCTGGACGGTGATCTCCGGTAATGGTGTAACCATCGATGATATCCATGCTTATAATACAACTGTAACGGTAACTCCTATTGGCACACCTCAGGATGTAGTACTGCAATGGAGCATCGCGAATACCACAGGTTGTGCTACCACTACTGACGAAGTGACCCTGCACTATACAGCTGTTCCTACAGTGACCCTGAAACCGGTGACCATCTGTAATACTGCAACTTCCTTCTCACTGGATACAACTGCGACTACAGGTAATCCTTTATATTATAGTATCGCTGCTGCCGGCACAGGTGCAATGCCTGGGTTCAGCGCGGTTGCTGAAACACCAATTACTACCTGGCCAATCACTGTTGCTATTCCGAGCGGTGTTGCTGCAGGGACTTACAACTTCCTGCTGACCGTAAGGAATGATTATGGTGGTTGTACCAATACAATTCCATTCTCTGTAAACGTAGAATCACCTACCACTGATCCTACCGGCGTGACCGTTAGTTCTCCGAACATTTGTACCACTGGCTCTACTACCCTGACCGTAACAGGTGGTAACCTGGGTAAAAACCCGGATGGTACCGATGCGGCACAATGGGTATGGTACGAAGGCGGTTGTGGTACCGGTACTGCTATCGGTACGGGTGCGACAATCACGGTGACTGTTTCTGCTACCACTACATTCTATGTAAGAGCAGAAGGTGCCGGCTTATGTGCGAATTCAGCCTGTGCTAGTGGAACTGTTACTGTATACACTGCTCCTGCTACGTCCAATGCAGGTGTTGACCAGACACATTGTAACGACTCTCTGTTCACCATGGCAGCTAACACAGCTACTATCGGTTCAGGTGAATGGACCCTGATAAGCGGTAAAGCAACCATCACTACTTCATCCAGCCCAACCACTACAGTGTTTGTACTGGCTGGTGATACTGCTACACTGGCATGGACCATTACGAATGGTGCCTGTACTACTTCAGACCAGGTGGTGCTGATCAACTACAAACAACCAGTTCAGGCAAATGCCGGTCCTGATTCTATCATGCAGTGTGCTAATAATACCTTTACAATGCAGGCGACAATACCTGCCATCGGTACCGGTACCTGGTCCACCTTCACAGGTAGCAAAGCCACCATCACTACAGGCATGTTTAACAATCCTGCAGCTACGGTGACCTTAGCCGCTGGTGATACTGCAACTTTAATATGGACAGTGACCAACGGAACCTGTTCTTCTCACGACTACGTAAAACTGATTAACTACGCTACTCCGACTACTGCCAATGCAGGTCCGGATACGATTAAACAGTGTATGACGCCTGCCTTCACCATGTCCGCAACTGCACCTACCATTGGTACAGGTAAGTGGTCTGTGAAGAGTGGTACTCCTGTTATTGCAGCGGCAGACAGCAGCAAAGTAAATGCTGTGATCACCGTTGCAGATGGAACTACTGCTATTCTTTACTGGACTGTCACCAACGGTACATGTTCTTCTAAAGACAGCATTGTATTAATTAACTACCAGAGCCCGGATCCTGCTAACGCTGGTCTGGATTCAATCATTCAGTGTAATAACGCTACCTTCACAATGGCAGCGACTACACCTAATCCAGCCACAGCAACAGGTACATGGTCCCTCTTTACCGGTAGCGCGGCAAGCATCGCTGCTGCTGATATAAATAAGATCAATGCTATCATTACCCTGCCAGCCGGCGACACCGCCACGGCTATCTGGACAGTGACAAATGGCGTATGTTCCAGCTCTGATTATATCTTCCTGAAGAATTACCAGGCGCCTTCTACGGCACAAGCTGGTCCAGATTCAACTAAGCATTGTGCGGATGGTACTTTCACCATGTCTGCCACTGCACCTACCATCGGTACCGGTACCTGGACCGTGTCCAAGCCAACTGCTACCATCACAAATCCAACCAGCACCACCGCTATCATCACAGTTCCTGTTGGCGACAGCGTAATGGCTTACTGGACAGTTGTAAATGGTACCTGTTCTTCTATAGATAGCGTGAAACTGGTGAACTATGTAAAACCAGCCGACGCAGATGCGGGTCCTGACCAGCACCTGTGTAGCGCTACCAGCTTCACCATGGCGGCTAATACACCTTCTGTAGCTACTGCTTACGGTGTATGGACCCAGCCAGCCGGTTCTACTGCTACTATCACTAACGTAACCAGCCCGACCACGACTGTGACCATCCCTGTGGGTGACAGCAGTATGTTGTTCTGGACAATTACCAACGGTGCCTGTACAGATGTAGATACTGTCTGGATTGTGAACAACAATCCGCCAGCGGCTGCCAATGCCGGTGTTGACACTATTAAACAATGTAACAACGCTACTTTCGCCATGACGGCAAATGCACCTTCTGTAGCTGGTGCTACCGGTTACTGGACAGTGGTGTCTCCTTCTACTTATACCATCCCTGCTGCGGATGTAAACAATCCGACAGCTACGTTCTCTGTAACCGCAGGTACGACCGTAAAACTGAGATGGACAATAACTAACCTGGGATGTACTTCTACCGATAGCATTGTGCTGATCAACTACGAACAGCCAACTGCGGTAAGTGCGGGTGCAGACCAGACCAAGTGTGCGGGTACCGCCTTCGTAATGACTGCTTCTGCAGTAACCGTAACAGGTGCGACCGGTACATGGTATGTACGCAGCGGTAACGCAACAATCGCTACCGGCGAAGAACACAGCGAGAATGCCCACATCACTATTCCAAACGGCGAATCTGCTGTATTAAGTTGGGTAGTGACAAACGGCACCTGCGCTGACTCTTCTTCTGTAACACTGACCAACCTCCTCACTCCTTCCAATGCAAATGCAGGAGTGGATATCTATCATTGTAATGACAGTGCTTTCGTAATGGCGGCCAACGCTCCTGACGTAGCCGGTGCAACCGGTACCTGGACATTCGTTGGTACTACTACTGCTACACCAAGTGATCCGAACAGCCCAACTGCAACGATCATCGTTCCTGCAGGCGATAGCGTACTGGCTATCTGGACAATTACCAACGGTACCTGTCCTACCAGCGATACAGTGAAACTGGTGAACTACATGTCACCAACTGCCGCTGCTTTACCAGCTGACATGCAACAGTGTATGACCACCACGTTCCCTGTTACAGCGAATGCGCCTGACGTACCTAATGCAGTGGGTCACTGGACAGTCGTAAAAGGTAACGCTACCTTCCCTGCGGCTGACTTAAACAGCACATCTACTACTTTCACTGTGCCAAATGGTGATAGCGCTTATGTGACCTGGACCATTACAAACGGTCTGTGTCAGAGCGTAGATACGATCAGGTTATATAACTATCAGCAACCTGTAACTGCGAACGCCGGTCCGGATTCTATCCGCCAGTGTAACAATGCTACCTTTACCATGCAGGCTACGGCAGCTTCTCCTGCTACCGCTGTAGGTAAATGGTCACTGTATCCTGGTAGCGCGGCCAGCTTCAGCGCAGCTGATTCTACCAATCCAGCTGCTGTATTTACACTGCCTGCCGGTGATAGCGCTACCGCTACCTGGACAGTGACAAACGGTGTCTGCTCTTCTTCTGACAAAGTACTGCTCATTAACAGCGCAATGCCAGACCAGGCGAATGCCGGTGTAGACTCCATGCGTCAGTGTAATAACACAACCTTCACCATGGCGGCTAACACGCCGACTGTAACAGGTGCTACCGGTAAATGGACACTCTCCAATACCCGTGCAACCATCGCAGCTGCTGATACCAGCAACCCAACAGCGGTGATCACCGTTCCTGTAGGTGATAGCGTTAAAGCTTACTGGACAATCACAAACGGTGCATGTTCTACTATCGACAGCGTGAAACTGGTGAACTACGCACAACCAACCGCTGCCGATGCAGGTCCTGACCAACGTCAGTGTGCTACCACATCCTTTACTATGGCGGCTAACACACCTGATGTAACAGGTGCTACCGGTAGATGGACAGTATCTAAAACTACTGCAACCATCACCAACCCAACCAGCCCGACCGCTACCATCACCGTTCCTGTAGGCGACAGCGTAGTCGCTTACTGGACAATCACAAACGGTGTTTGTTCTTCTATCGACAGCGTGAAACTGATAGACGATGCAATGCCTGGTACGGCAAATGCTGGTCCTGCTCAGACACATTGTAACGACAGTGCCTTCACGATGGCGGCAAACACTGCAACTGCAGGTATTGGTGCATGGACCTTCTACACAGGTACTACTGCAACGATTGCAGTTACAGATATAAATAATCCGACAGCTCAGATCTTCGTACCGGCTGGCGATACTGCTACTGCGATCTGGACGATCTCCAACGGCATATGTACTTCTACCAGCACTGTTCTTCTGAAGAATGATATGATGCCGGAAGCTGCAAATGCTGGTCCTGACCAGACACATTGTAACGATTCGCTCTTCCACATGGCGGCTACGCCTGGCGCAATCTCTACATCTACCGGTAAATGGACGGTAATCAGTGGTACTGCAACCATCGCAGCAACTGACCTGAACAATCCAACTGCCAGCGTGATTGTGTTCGCAGGTACATCTGCTACCCTGCAGTGGACCCTGAGCAATGGTACATGTACTGGTACGCCAGCTACTGTAACCCTGACTAACCTGGGACCAGTACTGAACAATACCATCTCTGCCGATCAGACACTTTGTGCTTCTGAAGCACCAGCTGCCCTCACAGGTACGGTGGCACTGAGTGGTGGCAACGGTACCTATACTTACCAGTGGCAGATCAGTACGACCAGTGCAACCACCGGTTTCGCCAATGTAACAACAGGTACAGGCGGCACTGCTGCAACTTATACCCCTGCTACACTTACTGCTGATACTGTATGGTTCAGAAGAATCGTAACTTCCGGTTCCTGCACCAATACCATCAGCAACGTGGTGAAACTGAGAAGAATCACTACCTCTCCTGTAGTTGTATCTGTTCCGGCTTCCGTAACGACTAATTGCGTAGCTGGTAAAGACTACACTTCCCTGTTCGGTACACCGGTATTCAGTCACCAACCTTTCAGCAATGAAGCGCTGACTGTTACCTATACCGACAATACTCAAACGCCTGATGCATGTACTACACTCATCATGCGTACCTGGACAGCCGTTGACCGTTGTGGTCTCACAACTTCAGCCCAGCAGACCATCACTGTTGTTGATACCACTGCTCCTAAATTCACCACCGCCGCTCCGGCTAACGTGACTGCAAGTTGTGACAACGTACCAGCTGCTGTAAACCTGACTGCTACCGACGATTGTTCCGGTACCCTGACCATCACACCGATTGAAACCCGCGTAGACATCGCAGGTCAGTGCACAAGCAATTATTACCTGATCCGTAAATGGGTAGCGGTTGATAATTGTGGTAATGTAAGCGATACCCTGAGACAGACCGTTACTGTGAAAGACACCACCGGTCCTGTATTCTCTGGTACTGCTCCTGCCAACGTAACCGTTGATTGTGACAAGGTACCTGCTGCGACTATCCTGACTGCTACTGATAACTGTACAACCGGTACTATCACTGTTACACCAGTGGATACCAGGCAGTCAATCTCCGGCAGCACATGCAGCAATACTTACCAGATCACCCGTACATGGACTGCGACCGACGATTGTGGTAACAGCACTGTTCTGAAACAGATCATCACCGTAGTAGATACTACCCGACCAGTATTCAATACTATCCTGGTTGCAGACACAACTGTGAACTGCGACGGCGTACCTGCACTGCCAACGATCACTGCTACAGACAACTGTTCTGCAAGTGTGAAAGTAACTGTTGCCCAGACCAAGGTATTCCTGAGCACGACCTGCTCCAATAATTACCGCCTGACCCGTACCTGGACCGCTACCGACGATTGCGGAAACGTGGCTACGATGAAACAGGTAATTACTGTACAGGATACTACCAGACCAGCATTCACCATCACACCGCCAGGCGATACTACAGTAAGTTGTAGTGCAGTGCCAACACCGCCAGGCAACCTGTCAGCTACTGACAACTGTAGTGCAACCAGCAATGTGAAGATCAGCTACTCCCAGACCCGTCAGTCTATCACCGGTGCCTGCGCAAGCAACTACCAGCTGATCAGAACATGGGTAGCGAAAGATGAATGTGGTAATACCAACACTGTTCGTCAGGTGATCACAGTAGTAGATACCACCAAACCAGTGATCGATCCGGCTCCGGCTGCTGTTACTGTCACTTGTGGAGGTACTATACCAGCTGCTGCTACCCTGTACGCAACTGATAACTGCGATGGCAACTTCCCTAAGAAAGCAACCATGACCACCGATCCATATACTGTGGATGCTTGTAACGGTTACACCATCACCAGAAGATGGAATGTATCTGATGCATGTGGTAATGCCGCGATCGAAAGAGTACAGATCATTACTGTAGCAGCATGTCCTAAACCACAACTGGACGCTACGCTGCCAGCTAACTGTTCTGACAATACGAAGTTTGCATTGCAACTGCTGACCAAAGTAAACAAACCAACATTTACACTGCAGAGCGTATATCCTGCAGGTACCGTAACCACACCGAAGAGTCAGACCAGCAATGTGTTCGACCTGAATGGTGCAACACAGGCTACTTTCATTGTAACTGATGGCGTAACCGGTTGCGTATCTGATCCGGTAACTTACACCCTGCAATATGTACAGAAACCAACTGTCAACCTGGGTAACGATACTGCGATCTGCGAAGGCAACTCAGTCACCCTGGATGCCGGTGCAGCAAATGCAAGCGCAGGCTACACGATCAAGTGGAACACAGGTGCAACTGCCCAACAGATCACCGTATCTGCTGCCGGTACTTACTACGCAACTGTGACTAACAATGGTTGTGCTGCAACCGACTCTATTAAAGTAACGGTGAATAAACCACCAACAGTTGAGATCCTCGATACCACTATCTGTGAGGGCATGACCGTAAAACTGAATGCCTATGTACAGGGTGCTTCTTACACATGGAGCACTGGTGATACCGGACCATCCATCACGGTAAGTACCGCTGGTACCTACACCGTAGATGTATCACTGAAGGGTTGTACCGTAACCGACCAGGCGACCGTAACGGTGTCTACACCGCCAAACGTGACCCTGACACCTGATACGTCTGTATGTCCTGATCAGACAGTGATGCTGCAGGTTGAGCCAGATGGTGGAAGTGTAAAATGGTTAGATGGTTCATTGACAAACTCCATCATTGTATCTAAACCTGGTGATTACTGGGTGACGGTAACGAAGGGTGGTTGCGTTGTAACTGATACTGTAACTGTGACCAACAAAGCAAACATCAGCTTCGACCTCGGTCCTGACAAGGATATCTGTGCCGGTGGCCTCGTAGTACTGGATGCGACTAACCCTGACGTGATCTCTTACCTCTGGAATGATGGTACGACCGATCCGATCAAGGAAGTAAGCACACCGGGTACTTACACAGTAACAGTACTTGACAAATATTGTAATCTGACTTCTTCAGATAGTGTAAAAGTAACAGTGGCTGGTCTCGGAGATATTTCTCTGGGCAATGATACCACCATCTGTATCGGTCAGACCCTGACCCTGAGTGTAGATGCCGGCACCGGCAACAGCATCAAGTGGCAGGATGGTGCTACTACGGCAACGTATGTAGTGACTACGACCGGATACTATACTGTGACTGTTTATAATGATTGCGGTACCGTAACCGATGATATCACGGTAACTTATAAAGCTTGTGAGGGTAAACCAGAATTCCCGAATGCGTTCACACCGAACGGGGACGGAAACAATGATACCTTCAAACCACATGTAACCGGAACGATGTATGATTACGATCTGCGTATCTACAACCGTTGGGGTGAACAGATTTTCATCAGTAAAGATTCCAAGACCGGATGGGATGGTCGATACAAAGGAACACTGGTGGATGTTGGAACTTATGTGTGGATGCTGAGCTATAAGAAGATACTGGGTGGACCATCAAATGTGGTGAAAGGCGAAGTGACCGTAATAAGATAAGAGAAGTGTAAAGTAGAAATAAAATAGGCTTTAAGGCGTCCCGGCATACCCACCGGGGCGCCTTCCTTTTTAGGCAATAAAATACCCCGCAGCAGGCTGCGGGGTATTTTATCAAATTTATTAGTCCAATTAATAAAGCAATCTGGCCTTAATTGTATTCTTCACATTACGCAGCAATACAAACGCTTCTTTGGATAACCCACTATCCACATCCAATACCACGTAACCAACTGTATCATTCGTTTTCAAATACTGCCCCAGGATATTAATCTTATTCTGAGAAAGCACAGTATTGATTTCAGATAATACACCCGGAACATTCTGGTGAATATGCAAAATACGATGTGTATGATCTACTTCCGGAACGCTCATTGCCGGGATAGTATGAGAACCGAAGCTTGCACCTTTCTCCAGGTAGTTCAGCATCTTACTGCTCACATCAAGACCAATATTGTGCTGCGCTTCTTCGGTGCTACCACCGATGTGGGGCGTGAGGATCACATTGCTCAGTTTCTGCAGTGGTGTAGAGAATGCTGCACCGTTTTTTTCAGGTTCTACCGGGAATACGTCTATGGCAGCACCACTCAGGCGTTTTTCTACCAGCGCATCTCTCAGTGCTTCCAGGTCTACCACTTCACCACGTGCATAGTTGATGAAGATAGCTCCCGGTTTTGCATGGCTAAGCACCTCGGCAGTGATCATATTATTGGTTGTCTTGGTAGACGGTACATGCAGGGAGATTATATCTGACAGTGCAAACAGCTCATCCAGGGAGCGGATCTGGACCGCATTACCCAATGGCAGTTTGGTTTCCACATCATAGTAAAGTACGTTCATACCCATTGCCTCAGCGAGTACGCTCACCTGGCTACCGATATTACCATAACCAACTATACCCAGGCTTTTGCCTCTCAGTTCGAAGCTGCCTTTGGCTTCTTTCATCCAGGTACCTTCATGCGCAGCGGCATTTTTGTCCGGAATACGGCGGATGAGCATAATGGACAGACCAATTACAAGCTCAGCCACAGAACGGGTATTGGAATAAGGTGCATTGAATACGGCGACCCCAAACTCACGGGCACTTTTCAGGTCGACCTGGTTGGTACCTATACAAAAACAACCAATGGCCTGCAGTTTATGAGCTGCCTCCAATACATTGCGTGTCACCTGCGTCTTTGAGCGGATGCCCAGCAGATGCACATCTTTTACCTCACGAATCAGATCTTCTTCGCTCAGCGCTCCCGATAACCTTTTTACATTGGTATAACCAGCTGATGTAAATTGTGCCGCGGCGGCATCGCTGATGTTTTCCAACAATAAAATATTGATCTTTTCCTTCGGATAACTAGTCAACTTTTGCTGATCCATGATTCTATTTTATATGTTACCAACTGCAAAACAATTGGCTTAATGTTTGTTATTACGGCAAACAAAGCACAAACCTAAAAGATGTTGCGCAAAAATCAAATAGCAGTCCCTTCAAATTTGATTTCGTCAAAATTAATCCAGTTTTCGGGCTTTATTTTGCCATTTTCGGGGTATAAATCTTAAAATACCTTTAAAATGACCAATTTGGGATTGAAATTTTTGCCCAACTTAGCTTTAGGTCCTAATTTTAAGGCTTTTACGAAATATTTGTCACAAGATCGACTCTTAACAGCAGAATGAAAGCAGCTTTTATTGCACTAACTATCTCCGGGTTTACGTTATACGCTGTTACCGCTTGTCAAAGCAATGCGGCGTATAATAAGGATAGAAAATCGAGAACAAAGGATACTACGCAGATTGAGATTACTGATGAGGCGAGAGCTGCTGTACTCAATTCTCCCCGCACCAAGGCGCAGCAACAGGAACTGGAAGCTTTTTACAATACAAATTTATTGCGCTCCGGCTTTAATGGATCTATGATTGTAGCCAAGAAAGGGGTGATTATCTTCGAAA
This Chitinophaga sancti DNA region includes the following protein-coding sequences:
- a CDS encoding T9SS type B sorting domain-containing protein; amino-acid sequence: MKKILILLYSCLFLAMGIARAQTLYFNIPDTVCMSTNNSTADQAKFVSMNAVLSSNQNGKATWTITTPTGSDADYTILYSDVNSTDKSTQLTGTQALTIQFLTAGTYTFKVVLKRTNGADITSTKTVVAVDCTISTCSGGNAEMPGFSENFGTLPANTSRMAYSPSSAITYIYQGSGDLNDNYYAISNTTQLRPEWVAALDHSGLTRGGMLVANSDYTPSIFFQKEVTGLCRGSVYNFSAWLLNTDSSSVLNNNCVNGYKYAGVTFQVLNAANTSQVLAEFKTYAVSMNIKKTQWQRYGGSFTVPSGVTDVLVRIKNNFDGGCGNDIAVDDIEFQYCSPVITAQIEGQADNLKEVLCEGAPTVITSAYTPSTYFTNPEYQWEMSDDGGVTWFNVPYGTANNDTLFIAEGELTATKTEAADYYFRVRIYESGSSSETCASPSSAVKITILPMPTLYLTKSQVCEGATVELQASGGFDEFKWSDTSYVGPKRSITLISDTTITVYGYIYYGIDGGKTCVDSNSASINVDDKPTVEISATPTSICVGSRVTFSINDTLSAIIPTGGHIYWYKGADSTGVLLTDFNDLTSMTYTTETIADSVFTVVVKSGECIVQSEPFHVKLTDIPAPPAGKHLIKCVENGSSTFTPGRTQITGTSGTWSYIAVEGPGVSDPSNVDFADYITGNKNNPGATFTLLHAGTTVYLQYTVKATANSSCIGYAYDTLTLVAGASAAYAGEDTIQCGTSNVFTMTATPPNTDATGIFAEEGTWTVISGNGVTIDDIHAYNTTVTVTPIGTPQDVVLQWSIANTTGCATTTDEVTLHYTAVPTVTLKPVTICNTATSFSLDTTATTGNPLYYSIAAAGTGAMPGFSAVAETPITTWPITVAIPSGVAAGTYNFLLTVRNDYGGCTNTIPFSVNVESPTTDPTGVTVSSPNICTTGSTTLTVTGGNLGKNPDGTDAAQWVWYEGGCGTGTAIGTGATITVTVSATTTFYVRAEGAGLCANSACASGTVTVYTAPATSNAGVDQTHCNDSLFTMAANTATIGSGEWTLISGKATITTSSSPTTTVFVLAGDTATLAWTITNGACTTSDQVVLINYKQPVQANAGPDSIMQCANNTFTMQATIPAIGTGTWSTFTGSKATITTGMFNNPAATVTLAAGDTATLIWTVTNGTCSSHDYVKLINYATPTTANAGPDTIKQCMTPAFTMSATAPTIGTGKWSVKSGTPVIAAADSSKVNAVITVADGTTAILYWTVTNGTCSSKDSIVLINYQSPDPANAGLDSIIQCNNATFTMAATTPNPATATGTWSLFTGSAASIAAADINKINAIITLPAGDTATAIWTVTNGVCSSSDYIFLKNYQAPSTAQAGPDSTKHCADGTFTMSATAPTIGTGTWTVSKPTATITNPTSTTAIITVPVGDSVMAYWTVVNGTCSSIDSVKLVNYVKPADADAGPDQHLCSATSFTMAANTPSVATAYGVWTQPAGSTATITNVTSPTTTVTIPVGDSSMLFWTITNGACTDVDTVWIVNNNPPAAANAGVDTIKQCNNATFAMTANAPSVAGATGYWTVVSPSTYTIPAADVNNPTATFSVTAGTTVKLRWTITNLGCTSTDSIVLINYEQPTAVSAGADQTKCAGTAFVMTASAVTVTGATGTWYVRSGNATIATGEEHSENAHITIPNGESAVLSWVVTNGTCADSSSVTLTNLLTPSNANAGVDIYHCNDSAFVMAANAPDVAGATGTWTFVGTTTATPSDPNSPTATIIVPAGDSVLAIWTITNGTCPTSDTVKLVNYMSPTAAALPADMQQCMTTTFPVTANAPDVPNAVGHWTVVKGNATFPAADLNSTSTTFTVPNGDSAYVTWTITNGLCQSVDTIRLYNYQQPVTANAGPDSIRQCNNATFTMQATAASPATAVGKWSLYPGSAASFSAADSTNPAAVFTLPAGDSATATWTVTNGVCSSSDKVLLINSAMPDQANAGVDSMRQCNNTTFTMAANTPTVTGATGKWTLSNTRATIAAADTSNPTAVITVPVGDSVKAYWTITNGACSTIDSVKLVNYAQPTAADAGPDQRQCATTSFTMAANTPDVTGATGRWTVSKTTATITNPTSPTATITVPVGDSVVAYWTITNGVCSSIDSVKLIDDAMPGTANAGPAQTHCNDSAFTMAANTATAGIGAWTFYTGTTATIAVTDINNPTAQIFVPAGDTATAIWTISNGICTSTSTVLLKNDMMPEAANAGPDQTHCNDSLFHMAATPGAISTSTGKWTVISGTATIAATDLNNPTASVIVFAGTSATLQWTLSNGTCTGTPATVTLTNLGPVLNNTISADQTLCASEAPAALTGTVALSGGNGTYTYQWQISTTSATTGFANVTTGTGGTAATYTPATLTADTVWFRRIVTSGSCTNTISNVVKLRRITTSPVVVSVPASVTTNCVAGKDYTSLFGTPVFSHQPFSNEALTVTYTDNTQTPDACTTLIMRTWTAVDRCGLTTSAQQTITVVDTTAPKFTTAAPANVTASCDNVPAAVNLTATDDCSGTLTITPIETRVDIAGQCTSNYYLIRKWVAVDNCGNVSDTLRQTVTVKDTTGPVFSGTAPANVTVDCDKVPAATILTATDNCTTGTITVTPVDTRQSISGSTCSNTYQITRTWTATDDCGNSTVLKQIITVVDTTRPVFNTILVADTTVNCDGVPALPTITATDNCSASVKVTVAQTKVFLSTTCSNNYRLTRTWTATDDCGNVATMKQVITVQDTTRPAFTITPPGDTTVSCSAVPTPPGNLSATDNCSATSNVKISYSQTRQSITGACASNYQLIRTWVAKDECGNTNTVRQVITVVDTTKPVIDPAPAAVTVTCGGTIPAAATLYATDNCDGNFPKKATMTTDPYTVDACNGYTITRRWNVSDACGNAAIERVQIITVAACPKPQLDATLPANCSDNTKFALQLLTKVNKPTFTLQSVYPAGTVTTPKSQTSNVFDLNGATQATFIVTDGVTGCVSDPVTYTLQYVQKPTVNLGNDTAICEGNSVTLDAGAANASAGYTIKWNTGATAQQITVSAAGTYYATVTNNGCAATDSIKVTVNKPPTVEILDTTICEGMTVKLNAYVQGASYTWSTGDTGPSITVSTAGTYTVDVSLKGCTVTDQATVTVSTPPNVTLTPDTSVCPDQTVMLQVEPDGGSVKWLDGSLTNSIIVSKPGDYWVTVTKGGCVVTDTVTVTNKANISFDLGPDKDICAGGLVVLDATNPDVISYLWNDGTTDPIKEVSTPGTYTVTVLDKYCNLTSSDSVKVTVAGLGDISLGNDTTICIGQTLTLSVDAGTGNSIKWQDGATTATYVVTTTGYYTVTVYNDCGTVTDDITVTYKACEGKPEFPNAFTPNGDGNNDTFKPHVTGTMYDYDLRIYNRWGEQIFISKDSKTGWDGRYKGTLVDVGTYVWMLSYKKILGGPSNVVKGEVTVIR
- the serA gene encoding phosphoglycerate dehydrogenase yields the protein MDQQKLTSYPKEKINILLLENISDAAAAQFTSAGYTNVKRLSGALSEEDLIREVKDVHLLGIRSKTQVTRNVLEAAHKLQAIGCFCIGTNQVDLKSAREFGVAVFNAPYSNTRSVAELVIGLSIMLIRRIPDKNAAAHEGTWMKEAKGSFELRGKSLGIVGYGNIGSQVSVLAEAMGMNVLYYDVETKLPLGNAVQIRSLDELFALSDIISLHVPSTKTTNNMITAEVLSHAKPGAIFINYARGEVVDLEALRDALVEKRLSGAAIDVFPVEPEKNGAAFSTPLQKLSNVILTPHIGGSTEEAQHNIGLDVSSKMLNYLEKGASFGSHTIPAMSVPEVDHTHRILHIHQNVPGVLSEINTVLSQNKINILGQYLKTNDTVGYVVLDVDSGLSKEAFVLLRNVKNTIKARLLY